The genomic interval CAACGATAATCGCTTTTACGCGTGATGCAATGTCAGACATGTCTTTATAGGTTTAGACTGTTAGTATGCAAATAAAGAAATATTCCGCAAATATAAGCCGTCTAGATAACTTGGTCTCTCTTTCTCCAAAAAAAGCGAATTTTACACCATGTCTACAGCACTCGCCATACTCGCTAGCGGCTCCGGATCTAATGCCGAAAACATAGCGCGGTACTTTAAAAACCACACCGATATCGAGGTTCGGGTCATCCTCTCGAATAAAGCTGATGCGAAGGTTCTCGAACGAGCAGATCGCTTAGGTATCCCTGCGCACGTCTTCAATAAAGAGCAATTTCAGAATCCGGATCACATGCTCCCACTCTTGCGTCAGTACGAAGCGGATTACCTCATCTTAGCCGGTTTTTTATGGTTGGTCCCCTCGTATTTGGTCGAGAGCTACGAGGATAAGATCATCAATATTCACCCTGCACTTCTTCCGGCCTATGGAGGCAAGGGCATGTACGGGGCTCGTGTTCACCGAGCGGTAGTGGCTGATGGCGCTTCAGAATCCGGCATTACCATACATTTTGTCAACGAAAAATACGATGAAGGCGCCGTGATTGCTCAATTCTCCTGCCCAGTAGAGCCCGGTGATACGGCTGATGACTTGGCCGCGCGCATTCACGAATTGGAATACGCCCACTTCCCGAGTACCATCGAAAAAGTCATCCATGAAGATTGATCTATACACCGATGGCGCAGCGAGCGGGAATCCCGGTCCAGGAGGCTATGGCATTGTGCTTGAAGCCGGAAAGCACCGTAAAGAGATGTCGGAAGGGTTCAGACGAACCACCAACAACCGAATGGAATTGCTCGCGGTTATCGTTGGACTTGAAACCCTGAAGATTCCGAACAGTGAAGTTACGGTGTGGAGCGATAGCAAGTACGTAGTGGATGCCGTGGAAAAAGGATGGGTGTTCAACTGGGTCAAGAAAGACTTTAAGGGTAAGAAAAACGAAGACCTTTGGAGACGGTTTCTACGCATCTACCCCAAGCACCGAATCAAGTTCCGCTGGATTAAAGGCCACAACGACCATCCTCAAAACGAGCGCTGCGACCGATTGGCCGTTGAAGCGGGCAAGCAGCCCGTACTTCAAGTGGATCAGTGGTACGAGACGAACGGTTGATCATCGCGCCGTAGGCGCAATCCCTCACTTAACGTCCCCAATAGCTCTTCAAGGTTGCATTGGTTTCCGCCGCCTTGATTTCTGCCATTTCAACGCCCAAACGCTCCACCATGGAAGCGAGCCATTCTGGAGCACCTTCTTCTTCGCCGCGCTCTTTAAGTCCGTCGCGCAGTTCCTCGAGGTTGGTCATCGCGGTATATCGCAAATACCAAGGGCTCGCCGTACGCGCAGCATTGGTCAAGGTCGGATAACCGTCCGCGACCACGCCTTCCTCTTGGCGGGCTAGGTAGTCCGCGTAAAATCCGCGAAGGCTAATGGCACCGAAGCCGCTGGCCTCGGCCGCTTGCGTTTTCATAAACTCCGCATCGTTCTTATCACCGTGATCGGCAATTACGCGCATGCAGGCGCTGACCAAGTCAGTTTTGGCGTCTGGCCCCAACTTGCGGGCCTGGTTGAGGGCAGATTCGGCATCGTGCCCCGCCAAGCCTCGTAGAGAAGCCGCATTTACGCTGTATGAGTCATCGCGCAAGCGGTTCATGTAGAACGCTTCGTCCGTTTCTGCATAGAGGTTCGCCATGGTCTCCACGGCGGCTGTTCGCACGGATGATCGCTCATCGCCATAGGCCATTTCTTTAACCACCGGCTTCAATGAAGCCGCCTTGGTGGAGTCCGCGTTGCTCAATCCGCGGAGGGCTTGAATCCTCAAGTATGGATGCGCGTCATCCAGAGAGGCCAATACCGTTTCGGTGACGACCGCCGTATCTCCCGAGGCCAACAGGGCGGCCTGAGCATCGATTCGGTCCATCAATTTATTCCCGTGTACATAGAGTGCCTGAAAATCTTCTATTGAACGGTTATCAGTTACCTGGGCCAAAAGCATGCGGTCGCCATCGAAGTTGACCAGCACTGGTTTGTTAGCGCTCTTAAATCGGAATTCTTCTTCCCCTTCATCAATGATCACGTCGTGACGGAGCATTTGATCTTCGTAGTGCAAATCGATGGCCACCGGAAGGTAGTACAAGGGGGTCTTCTCCAAGTCCTGGGTCTGCTTCACACGAACGATTTGCTCGCCTGTAGAATCGCTGTAGGCGTACTCCACTTCAAGCTGTGGATGTCCCGAGGCCAAGAACCATTGGTTGAAGAACCAATTCAAGTCTTCTCCAGTAACCTTCTCCATGGCCAAACGCAGATCGTGGATTTCCGCTGGCTGGAAGGCGTTGTCGCGCAAATAGGTCCCAAGACCTTCGAAAAATGCCTCATCGCCCAAGTAGTTTCGGAGCATGTGCAGAATGCGCCCTCCCTTAGCATAGGAGTGGCTGTCAAACATGGCTTCCTTGTCGTTGTAGTCAAAGCGAATCATATCGACCTGCTTACCGCGTTCGAACTCACTGATGTAGCTCTTCAAATCGCCCCAGATGTGGTAGTCCGCGCTTTCAACTCCGTACGCATGCTCCCGCCACAAGTACTCTCCATAGGTCGCAAAACTTTCGTTCAAGGGAAGGTTTGACCAACTTTCACAGGTGACCAAATCGCCAAACCACTGGTGAAAGAGTTCATGTGCAATGATATCGTGCTGAGGGCGGTCGAGTACGGTGCGGTCATCTTGATACACGAAATCTCCATGAATGGTCGCCGAAGTGTTTTCCATAGCACCAGAGACGTAGTCGCGGACAATGATCTGACTGTATTTATCCCAAGGGAAATCGACACCAAGGAGCTCGCTATAGAATTCGATCATATCCGGCGTCTCACCGAATATGGTGCGCGCATAGGGTTCGTACTCTTCTTCGACGTAGTAGCTGACTTCAAGATCGCGCCACTCGTCATCCACTTTTTCAAAGGGCCCGATACCCAACATAACCAAGTACGGCGCATGGGGAATGTCCTGTTTCCAATAGTCCAGACGCGTGCCGTCGTTGTTTTCCACGCTGTAGACCAAGAGTCCATTCGAAAGCGTACGGTATTCGCTATTGACCGTCAGGAAGATCTCCTGGGTCATTTTCTGATTAGGTTTGTCGAGCGTTGGGAACCAACAGCTGTTGGATTCTGTTTCTCCCTGCGTCCAAATTTGGCTGCGCTTTTTGGGGTCTTCATCGAGCGGGTCAATGAAGTAGAGTCCTTTAGCCCCAGCGATGGCGGCAGAGCCAATCCGGTTCAACTCATTTGGCTTAGCCACGTACTCGATGTAAATGGTCAGCGTATCCTCCCGCGTGAATTCCTTTCCGAGGTTGATGTCGATGACTAGAGAGTCATAGGTATAGCTTAAGTCAGTCAGCACGCTGTCTTCTGCCAGCTGAATCTTGTACAAGTCAAAGCCCTTGGCCTCAACTTTGAAGTGGTCCGTGGTGTAAAACCAAGGCTTCACGTCCAACCAGGCGCGCCCAATGACGTGCTGGTTTTCCCAATCGAATTTCAGGTCGAGTTTGGTGTGAATCAAGTCGAACTCCTTGGTCACCTCGGCCTGATAGACAGGGCGCTGTGCCACTAGCGGTTCTACAACTTCAATTTCTTCGAGCATGACCGTGTCGGCCTCTTTAGGTCCGCCACAAGAGGCGAGCAACAAAGACCCCAGTGCGGGGAGGATCCAATTTTTCATGTGGAAAGTGGTTAGGTCCGACAAATATAACTGACTTTTTGTAGCATCGTTTCGTACTTTAGACGCATGATTAAGAGCATTGTCAACGAACGTACTTACGAGATCGACTTTGAGCAAAACTCGACCCACAATGGTCAGTTGAATGGACAGCCCTTCGAATTGGACGAAGTTTCGGAAGGCGAAGGTCGGTATCACGTCCTTTGGGATAATCAATCCTATCGGGTCGAAGTCCTCGAAGCTGATTTCGAATCCAAGAACATGACCCTTCGCATCAATGGAAATAAGTACGAAGTAGACGTTCGCGATCAATTCGATCAATTGCTCCGCAAGCTCGGTCTGCACAATCTGGGCGCTGCCGCGGTCAATGAAATCAAGGCCCCTATGCCCGGTCTCGTTTTGCGTATTGAAGCTGAGCCCGGAACGGCCGTAGCCAAAGGCGACGCCTTACTGGTGCTCGAGGCCATGAAAATGGAAAACGTCATCAAGTCTCCTGTAGACGGCGAAGTAAAGGCCATTAAAGTCAACCAAGGAGACGCGGTAGAGAAAAATCAGGTACTCATCGAGTTCGCCTAAAGAATCAACGTTCCTGACGAATTAATAGGGTAGGCCCCATTGCAATACGGCGTCCTCTACATATATAGAGTCTTGCCCACCTACTCGATACAACCACCCCGTAAATTCCATATCCACGATATAGACAAGGTCGCCGTGTTCATTGTCCTTGTAAGGAGTATGGTTGAGAATCTCCAAAGTCTGTTGAGTTCCGCCAAAAATCGGAGCACTGGTATAGCGCTCACCATTGGGAGCATCATAAGTGAGGATGGCTTCCCGTGTCGGCGGGCCAGGGGGCAACGGTAAGGGCAATTCCCGATAGTTAAAGGCCGCGTTGCATATTAATTGCGGTCCAACGTGAATTTCGCGTTGATACACGAAAAAGTTCGCAGAATCTACGGGTAAGTACTGCACCGCCATG from Cryomorphaceae bacterium carries:
- the purN gene encoding phosphoribosylglycinamide formyltransferase, producing the protein MSTALAILASGSGSNAENIARYFKNHTDIEVRVILSNKADAKVLERADRLGIPAHVFNKEQFQNPDHMLPLLRQYEADYLILAGFLWLVPSYLVESYEDKIINIHPALLPAYGGKGMYGARVHRAVVADGASESGITIHFVNEKYDEGAVIAQFSCPVEPGDTADDLAARIHELEYAHFPSTIEKVIHED
- the rnhA gene encoding ribonuclease HI, with product MKIDLYTDGAASGNPGPGGYGIVLEAGKHRKEMSEGFRRTTNNRMELLAVIVGLETLKIPNSEVTVWSDSKYVVDAVEKGWVFNWVKKDFKGKKNEDLWRRFLRIYPKHRIKFRWIKGHNDHPQNERCDRLAVEAGKQPVLQVDQWYETNG
- a CDS encoding biotin/lipoyl-binding protein, whose product is MIKSIVNERTYEIDFEQNSTHNGQLNGQPFELDEVSEGEGRYHVLWDNQSYRVEVLEADFESKNMTLRINGNKYEVDVRDQFDQLLRKLGLHNLGAAAVNEIKAPMPGLVLRIEAEPGTAVAKGDALLVLEAMKMENVIKSPVDGEVKAIKVNQGDAVEKNQVLIEFA